TCCATTGCTTCAACCGCTGCGATTGCCTCGCCGACGACGAACAGGCTGCCCGTAGCCAATATCACGTCTTCGCTTCCCGCATCCTTCATGGCACGTGCAAGCGCGTCGGCAACGGGCACGATGATGTCCACGCTGACGCCGGAAGCATGGGCCAGATCCGCGAGATCCTCCGGGTCCGCCGCGCGCGGGTGAACGGCCTGGGTCACGATCAGCCGCCACACCCGCGGAAGCAGTTCGGTAAACATCCCGCTGATGTCCTTGTCGGCCGAAGCGCCAAACACCAGGATCACGCGTTGACCCGGGAAATAATCATCCAGTGCGATACGAAGCTTCAAAGCCGAATCGCGGTTGTGCGCTGAATCCACGATTACCAACGGGGAACGCGTAACAATCTCCAGTCTTCCCCGCCAGCGGACCGACGCGAATCCTTCGTGAATCGCCGCTTCAGGGATTTTCAAACCGCGATCTCGCATACACTGCAGCGCGGCATACGCCACGGCGGCGTTGACCACCTGATGATGCCCGAGGAGAGGAATGAAGAAACGCGGCGGAAGCCATTCCTCGATCCCGGCCGATTCTACGTACGTGTCCATCAAAGGCTGTTCCTGCGCAGACCACACGGAAAAATACTGGCCTTCGAGCGAATGTCTGCCGGGTGAGAAGAGCCAATCTCGACCGACTTTCACCAGCGGCGCCGAGAGTTCTTCGGCCACGGCTTCCACTACAACCTTGGCCTCGAACATCTGCGGCGCAAGAACGATGGGTACCCCCGCCTTGATGATTCCCGCTTTCTCACGAGCGATATCGGAAAGGCTGTTGCCCAGCAGATGCATGTGATCGTAGGATAGAGACGTAATGACCGCCACCATCGGATGGATCACATTGGTAGCGTCCAAACGCCCGCCCAACCCCACCTCGATCACGGCACATTCGACATTATGTTTTTGGAAATGTAAAAAACCAAGCGCCGTAATGATTTCATAGGCGGTCAAACCGCTG
The genomic region above belongs to Anaerolineales bacterium and contains:
- a CDS encoding bifunctional folylpolyglutamate synthase/dihydrofolate synthase, with the protein product MEKQRYQEALDFIYSHIDYSVERSYRYAAEVFDLSRVRTLLDALGNPQDTYPTIHIAGTKGKGSTAALIASVTQAAGYRTGLYTSPHLQRFTERICVDGIEISETEVADLVDEIRPHVARISGLTAYEIITALGFLHFQKHNVECAVIEVGLGGRLDATNVIHPMVAVITSLSYDHMHLLGNSLSDIAREKAGIIKAGVPIVLAPQMFEAKVVVEAVAEELSAPLVKVGRDWLFSPGRHSLEGQYFSVWSAQEQPLMDTYVESAGIEEWLPPRFFIPLLGHHQVVNAAVAYAALQCMRDRGLKIPEAAIHEGFASVRWRGRLEIVTRSPLVIVDSAHNRDSALKLRIALDDYFPGQRVILVFGASADKDISGMFTELLPRVWRLIVTQAVHPRAADPEDLADLAHASGVSVDIIVPVADALARAMKDAGSEDVILATGSLFVVGEAIAAVEAMEQEKSEDVEEGA